TCCCGCCTTTTCGTTGCCGCTCAGCGGATCTTTGGCCAGGCCTTCAAATTCCGCAACGAAGGTTTCCTTGCGGGTCACGCCGCGGATCGTCAAATCCCCCGTGACATGATAGCTGGAATCGTCCTTTCTGGTAATTTCCGTCGCTTTGAAGGTGATATTAGGATATTGTTCCGCATTGAAGAAATCGGCGGATTTCAGATGGTTGTCCCGGTCGGTATTTCTCGTATCGATGCTGTCCACTTCCACGGAAAACTCGATGTCTGCCGTCGTTAAATCGTTGGGGTCCGCTTCGATATTCGCGGAAAAACGTTGGAACGTCCCGTTAACCCGCGAAATCATCATGTGCTTTACCGAAAAATCCACTTGGCTGTGCGCAGTGTCCAATACCCATTTACTTTTTCCCATATATATACCTCCTAAAAGTTACTTACTTTATGTAAGTTTATAGTCAATTGTTAGTATAGGGGATATCCGCCGGATTGTCAATCATCTTGTCAGAAGATTTTCATTCCGGACGACCGGCGTGCGTCGCTGCTGTTTTATGGAGGAAAGGCGCGCTTTCCGGAAGATCAATCCCTTCCCATCTTTTCCCCGCCGTACGGAAACGATTCGTCTCATTCCTCATTTCCCTATTTTCTGTATTATCGCTCAAGTCGGACAGTTTAATTGATGGTTTTCACATGGGCCGATTTTTTTTATACTTGACTTATACGGGCATGTTCCGCCCATGAGAAACGCAGGGTGCGAAACGGATGAAAAAGAAAGATTCCTTGAAAAACGTTCCGGTTCATGAAAAAGTGATGATTTTTTCGCTGATCGGCCTGGCCATCCTCCTTGCGCTGGGAGGCCTGTTCCTTTTCTTTTTTCTTGCGGTGAAGGGGCTATTTTTTCTCTTCGGCGTCCGCTGCGACAACGGGGACGTCCTTTGGTTCGTCCTTTGGTTCCTCTTTTTCGATACCATCTTTGATCTGTTGAAGTACGGGGGAAAATTTGCAATGGAATACTTGCCCCTGCATAAAACCCAAATGGCCGTCTTGCTCTTTCTCTTTTATTTCCAATGGAACGGCCTCGCGGTTTATTTGGCCGACAGCTTCATGGACAATATCCAGCTCACCTTTGCCGTCCAAACGGTCCTTGCCCTTCTGGCCACACTGGCGGAGGTGGCCTTCGACGATATTTTTTCAAAAAAAATATCCGGCGGGAACGAATAAAAACCGGTGCGGATCATTACAGATTTCTTCAGAAATTCCCTGAATAAGACTTGAAAGTTTTTTTTATACACGTATAATAATAGTGGAATGTCCCGGTAGCTCAGTAGGATAGAGCGACAGCCTCCTAAGCTGTAGGTCGTGAGTTCGATTCTCGCCCGGGACGTAATGACTAAGGAATCTGCCGGAGCGAGCATCCGGCAAGCGCCGCAGAAATGTTGATCTTTCAACGTTTCTGCGGCGTTTTCCATTTTTTGGGGTAGGAATTAATTTGAAATGTTTTTCAAATCATTTTACACAAATTTTACACAAAGAAATGGCGCTACCCCATGGGGGTATTATTTTTTTGAAATCACTTCCAGTATTTCCTGTCGTTCGGTATCATAGAATTGAGAAATTTTGTAAATTAGGAGAGGATCAATTAATGGAAGAAGAAAAGAAGCCTTTTTATAAAAACCACTGGTTCTGGTTCTCCATCCTTGTTATTTTGGCTTTTGCCCTTGGTGAGATGGCGGGCCATTATGTCGCGGGCGTAAAAATCGATGGAAAAAAAGTAAATTATGATCAACTTGTTGAAGAGATCAAGAAAAAAGAAAAGGAGTTATCCGGTGTAAATGATGAATTAGAAAGAATTAAGCAGGAATTAGAGGCGAACAAAGAAGAATACGATAAGTTGCAGGAGCTAGCAAATAATAAAGATAAGCTCACTACCGAAGTCGCCTCCGCTAAAAGCGAATTGGATGGGTTGAAGAGTCAAATAAACGACGCAAAGAAAGAATTGAATCAACTGACCGGCAAAATCGAGGAGGCAAAGACTAAACCAATTAATTTGCCGGCTGGCCATTTTGTTGTGGGGACAGATATTCCCGAAGGCCGGTATAAAATATTGCCGGTTGGTCGTGGCAGCAACTTCTTTGTTTATGACGAGAACGGCGATGTCGTCGTAAATACTATCGTAACCACCGTTCATGATTTAGGCGTTCCGGAATATGTAACATTTCTTGCGAAGGGGTACATCATTCAAGCCGAAGCTCCCTTCAAATACGTCCCGGTTAAATAACAGAAAAGGCACGGCTCCGGCCGTGCTATTTCCATTCGCATTCTATCCCCGCGATTTTTTTCAGATCTAACAAAACGGTTTTCCCTTCCGTTTCCAGCTCAATGGTGCGGGCTATCGGGTCGGCCCGGCGCATAACCCCGGCCGATATTTCATACCGTCGGTTTCGATAATATTTCACTCGAACCCTCCTCCGGGATTGGATAGCCTGTGAAAGAATCTCGTCCCATTCTTCCCAGGCCTGCTCATCAACCGTTTTTGATACTCATCATGTTTTTCCCGTTTAATCCGTTTAACGGCGATATAAAAAGCGGGGCAGGAAGAGCTTTTCTTCCGCCCCGCTTTTTCCGGCATTCATGGGAATGGGACGGCGGCCGGGGAAACGGACGGGAGTGCCGGGCAAAATTCACCTCCCGTTTTCCCGGGCCGCCTTTATCCGAGGAATGGGCAAAAAAGGGCGAAACCTATTCCCCGTCCTTTTTGCCGTGGGTTCTTTTCCGGTGATCTTCGTTCATTTGCTTAATCTCCAGGATGAGGTTCCGCAGTTCCGCCTTCGCCTCCGGATAAAGGGCATTCCAATGGCGGGCCAAATTCGGCATCGATTTGGAAATATGCTGGTACAAAATCCAAAATCTAACCTTTTCCTGCAGTTCCTCATCCGCTTTCCCCAGCAGCAATTCCGTATATTTTTCCAGCAACGCGGCAAACTGCTCGCGAAACTTCGTTTCCACTTCGGGTTCCGCCTTTCTGTTTCCTGAAGTTGGCAGGTTAATAATATAATAATGAAAATCATTCTCAATGTCAATGGCCGCACGGATCCGGGCATTTTTCGCATTCGAAAAAAAGCCGCCCCCTTACTCTGCCTTTGACCGCCTCCCCATTTTCCGCCCCGATGCCCGCCACTGAAACGAAATCCTGGCGAAAACTTGGACGGCTGGCAGGAGAAGTCATCCAAAACCCGCTGAAAACGTATCCCCTTTCTCTGGAAAGCCACCGCCAGCCGTAAACCTGACCGGACCGAAGCGGGCAGAAACGCAAGGCCCGCCCGAGGAACGGACAATCGAGTAGGAGGGGGCGGCTAACCCCCGTCCCCTCACACCACCTAGCATGCGGGTCCGCACTAGGCGGTTCGTCAACCTTGACGGAGTTCGAAGTATCGTTGCGTCAAACTTTTGAGACCTTGGGCCTTCCAGTAGGACTTTCCCAGTGCTTGGTGCAGTTGAGGAGTTTTTGTTGTCCGCCATGCCCCTTTTCGGGTATTCGCAATCTCCAAAACCGTTCTCTCGTTCAGCCCCAGTGCCCTCAATTCGCGCATTCTCGTTCTCACCCGTTTCCATTGGAGCCATAGGCACAGTCGAAGCCGTCGACGCACCCATCCCTCCATGTTCCTGAGAATGGATGGGGTTTCGATGAGTTGGAAATACCCCATCCATCCCATGGTGTATTGATTCACGCGACGAATGCGTTCTTCCATTGGGAGACTCCAGTTGGGATTAGTTGATTGTCGAATGCGCTGTTTAAAGCGTTGAATCGACTTGGGAGCGAGGCGAATGCGTGCTTCCCGTTCCGGTGTAAAGCTGAATCCAAGAAACGTACGCTTCCACGGACGGTCCACGGCGCTTTTCTCCTCATTGACCTTGAGTTTGAGCTTCTTCTCTAAGAACCGTTGGATGCCTTGTTTCACCCGTAATCCTGCCCGTAGACTTTTTACGTAGATATTGCAGTCGTCTGCATAACGGCAGAATTTCAGTCCCCGTTTCTCCAATTCCTTGTCCAGATCATCGAGAAGGATGTTCGCAAGCAGAGGACTGAGCGGCCCGCCTTGCGGCGTCCCTTCCTCCGTCTGCACCTTCACCCCTCCGATCATGACGCCGGCTTGCAGGTACGCGCGGATCAATTTCAGCACGCGTTTATCTTTGACTTTCCGGGCAACCCGGCTCATCAGGATATCGTGGTTGACCCGATCAAAGAACTTTTCCAGGTCGATGTCCACGACATACCGGTATCCTTCCCGGATGTATCGTTGCGCTTGCCGAACGGCGTCATGGGCGCTGCGGCCAGGACGGAATCCGAAGCTGTAGGGAGAGAAGTCCGGGTCAAAGATCGGCGTCAGTTCCTGGAGGATGGCCTGTTGGATCAACCGGTCCATCACGGTGGGAATTCCTAACAGCCGTATGCCGCCGTTGGGTTTCGGGATTTCGACCCTGCGGACAGGCGTCGGCCGATAGGTTCCCTCCAAGAGTTGGGCTCGAATCGAGCTCCAGTGCGTCCGGATATAATCACGGAGTTGATCAGTCGATACTCCGTCGATTCCCGGCGCTCCCCGGTTGGCTTCGACCCGTTTGAGCGCCGTGATGAGGTTGTCTCTCGCTAAGATGCGTTCCAACAGAGCCATTTCAGTTCTTCTCCTTCCGCGGGATGAGATTCAGGTCTTGCCGGGCTGTGCTCAGCCCTTTGACTGAGGACCTCCGGGCTTCACCCATCTTTCCTCAGTCAAGTTCCT
This window of the Caldibacillus debilis DSM 16016 genome carries:
- a CDS encoding YceI family protein — encoded protein: MGKSKWVLDTAHSQVDFSVKHMMISRVNGTFQRFSANIEADPNDLTTADIEFSVEVDSIDTRNTDRDNHLKSADFFNAEQYPNITFKATEITRKDDSSYHVTGDLTIRGVTRKETFVAEFEGLAKDPLSGNEKAGFTVTGTINRKDYGLVWNVALETGGVLVGEEVKITVHIEAARAE
- a CDS encoding YrvL family regulatory protein — encoded protein: MKKKDSLKNVPVHEKVMIFSLIGLAILLALGGLFLFFFLAVKGLFFLFGVRCDNGDVLWFVLWFLFFDTIFDLLKYGGKFAMEYLPLHKTQMAVLLFLFYFQWNGLAVYLADSFMDNIQLTFAVQTVLALLATLAEVAFDDIFSKKISGGNE
- a CDS encoding coiled-coil domain-containing protein, translating into MEEEKKPFYKNHWFWFSILVILAFALGEMAGHYVAGVKIDGKKVNYDQLVEEIKKKEKELSGVNDELERIKQELEANKEEYDKLQELANNKDKLTTEVASAKSELDGLKSQINDAKKELNQLTGKIEEAKTKPINLPAGHFVVGTDIPEGRYKILPVGRGSNFFVYDENGDVVVNTIVTTVHDLGVPEYVTFLAKGYIIQAEAPFKYVPVK
- a CDS encoding DUF2573 family protein translates to METKFREQFAALLEKYTELLLGKADEELQEKVRFWILYQHISKSMPNLARHWNALYPEAKAELRNLILEIKQMNEDHRKRTHGKKDGE
- the ltrA gene encoding group II intron reverse transcriptase/maturase, producing the protein MALLERILARDNLITALKRVEANRGAPGIDGVSTDQLRDYIRTHWSSIRAQLLEGTYRPTPVRRVEIPKPNGGIRLLGIPTVMDRLIQQAILQELTPIFDPDFSPYSFGFRPGRSAHDAVRQAQRYIREGYRYVVDIDLEKFFDRVNHDILMSRVARKVKDKRVLKLIRAYLQAGVMIGGVKVQTEEGTPQGGPLSPLLANILLDDLDKELEKRGLKFCRYADDCNIYVKSLRAGLRVKQGIQRFLEKKLKLKVNEEKSAVDRPWKRTFLGFSFTPEREARIRLAPKSIQRFKQRIRQSTNPNWSLPMEERIRRVNQYTMGWMGYFQLIETPSILRNMEGWVRRRLRLCLWLQWKRVRTRMRELRALGLNERTVLEIANTRKGAWRTTKTPQLHQALGKSYWKAQGLKSLTQRYFELRQG